CTGGGCATGCACGGTTGGTTGCACCGGTACTTCTTCGCAGCGGTTAGCCAGACAGCGCACCGCCAGCACGAAATCTCTGTGATCCCTGAAGCTGAGCACCGGCACGGCACCGGTGGGGTGGGGAGCCAGGCTGATCGATGGCCCTGCAGGGTCATGGAGTTGAGGCGCTTGGGCCAGATCAGCGGCTTGCGCTGGCTCACCTCGCATCACCAGCCGCTGGTAAGCCTCCCCGCTGCGCACGTTGTTGCCTGGCGTGAGTAGCAGCTGGGGCAGCAGCAGGCGAAGCGCATCCCATGGCCGTTCTGTTCGGGAGTGGTTCAGCCATTGCCTCCACCAGTGTTCTCTGGCATCAGCGCCGATGGGTAGTGACGGCCAGACGGCATTCGCCTCCTTGAAGGGTCGGCAGTACTCCGCAAGGGTCTGCATGGCCAACTGGTCCACTCTGCAAGGGGTCTAGCCATGCCCCGTTTTGGATGCCCGTCCGCTCAGCAGTCAGCGTCCCAGCCAGCCGCCGTCCACCACAAGGGTTTCCCCGTGCATGTAGCGGGACGCTTCACTCGCCAGGAACACCACCGGCCCCCTGAGGTCATCCGGTGATCCGAAGCGACCGGCTGGCACACGCTCCAGGATTTGCCGGTGGCGGATCGGGTCGGTTCGCAGCACATCGGTCATGTCCGTTTCGATGTATCCCGGTGCGATTGCATTGACCCTCACGCCTCGACCTGCCCATTCATTGGCCAGTGAGCGGGTGAGATTGGCCAGGCCAGCTTTGCTGGCGGCGTAGCTGGCCACATGCAAGCCCCCCTGATGGCTCAGCACTGAGGCGGTTGAAATGATGCTGCCCCGGCCCCGTTCAAGCATTGAGGCGCCGATGCGGCGACTGATGCGGAAGCAGGCGCTCAGGTTCACCTCCAGAACCTGATCCCACAGATCGTCACCGTGCTCTTCTGCCGGTGCCCGTTCAACGATGCCCGCGTTGTTCACGAGCACATCGATGCTGGGATGCTGCGCCAGCAGCGTGTTCAGTGTCTGGTCAACGGAGCTGCGGCTCCCTAGATCGCAGCGATAGCCCCAGAAACGTCGCCCATGGCGGCGAATGCTGGCTCCCACCGCACCGCCGTCCGTTTCCATCGATGCACTGAGCCCAATGATGTCGGCACCTGCCTCAGCCAGGGCCTCGGCCATGGCGCGTCCGATTCCACGGCGACATCCCGTGATCAGCGCCACCTGGCCATCCAGCTGGAACATTGAATCCTGCATCGCTGTGTGGCGTCCTTGGTGTGTGGAGTCCCCTGGCCCCATTGTTGGGCTTCCAGGCCCTGGGCAGCGCACCGGCTCGGGGGCATGATCAAGGCGATCGTCTGGCCACGCTGATGTCCGAATTCTTCGAAGCGATCTGGAATGACGAGGGCATCGGCGATGGCGGAGACCTGCAGGAGGCGTTGCAGGCCTATGTGGCCGTCAAACCTGACGACAACGACTGGATCGCCGCCTGTGCCACTCAGGAGGTCCCACCGCGGATCGAGCGGTTTGCCTCCTTCGATGCCTACCTCGACAATGAGGATGCCCTCGAGGTGATTCCCGTGACACCGCAGATGATTGTGGTGGCAATCGAACAACTGCCGGTCTGATGTCTGATTCTTCCGTTGATTTCGCTGCCTGTGAGCCGGTCAATGACCTCTGGCCGTCATTGGTTGAAACCCTCGGCCTCGAACGATCGCAGCGTGCCGTGCGTCAGGCGCTGGATCTCCAAGCCATGAGCGGTAGCGCAGCAACTGTGCCTGTGCTCTTCTGCGAAACCTGTGGTCTTGCCTTAGCCAGCACTGATCTTCTGCGCGAGCAGACCGGTTTAAACAGTCATGGAGATCGCTTTGTTGTGCTGTTTTCGAGCCGATCAGCGACTGTGCAGCTGGTTTGCCCCACGTAGATCGCCATGGAGAACACGGACAGCGTCTTGATTCGTCGACAAGATGATTGCTCGCGATCAGTTGCCATTTCATGACCGGTGAGCCAATCGATCCCACTGGGTTCAATCCCCTCGCCATGGTCGACATGTGGGAAGACATGCATGCCCTGGTTGCGGCGTGGGAGTCAAAGCACAGTGCCAACCCTGCTGTTGCCGCCGCAGCGCTCGAGGAGTTTGCAGCGGCGCTGGTTCAACGACCGAAGCCGTTTTAGATCCCTGTGGTCTTGAACCCGTGTTCTGGACGGTGGTCGTCGCCTGTGTTGCGCCGATCTGGTTACGGTTTGCACTGCTGACGCTGATCCATGAGTGATTACACCGTTGCTATCTGGGCCACGATCGGACTGATGGTGGTGTTCACGGTTCCCGTGGTCTGGCAGTTTCTGCAACCCAATGACGACGACTTCGGTGATCTCACCAAGCGTCCGAAATGACCCCTGGTTGATGCGCCTCAGTCCAGCTGAACGCCGACCTGCATCGAGACGCTGTTGTTGATGCGCGGTGTCTGCAGCTCGTTGTAAATCAACTGACCGTTCAACGAGGTGAACAGGCGTTCGTTGCCCATCGGGAAAATCTTGAGGCCAACCGAGAACACGTTGTTGGTTTTGATGCCATCGCTAAAAGCGCCTGTGTAGGTGTTGGTCACATTCAGGCGCAGTGCTGAGTTGGGGTTCCATTGCAGTTCGGCGCGGGCCGAGCCTGCTGCGTACGCCTGTCCGCACACTGGGTCAGCCGCACAGCCTGTACCTCCCCACGTGCTCTGCATCGATGGACCCAGTGACACCCTCACGCGTGTGCTGTCGTTCTGGAACAGGTCGTAGCCCAGGCCAATGGATCCCAGGATGGTGTCGGTGCCGATCTTGTTCAGCGTGTCGTAACTGAAGCGTGTGGCGGCATAAGCATTCAGCCGGTTGCCAAGCGATCGGGTGTAGCGCAGTTCGGCATCGCCTTCATTGGTGTCGGTGCTTGCTTTGCTTTCACCCTTGTCGCGTGACACGTCATATTCAGCACGACCCTGAAGCACCACCTCATTGGCACCCTCGGTGTAGCTCACCTTCAGTTGCCCGGTTGCGCCGCTGTCAAAGTCATCGTCGGTGTTGGAGCCCGACAGGCCACCAGACAAGCTCAGTTTCCAGGGTTTGTGTTGCGGCGGTGGGACCAACGCCGTTCTTGGAATGCTGAGACGTCCCAGCACTGGATGGTCCAAGACGATCGTGCTGTCGTTGGTGTCGGCTTCGATCAGTTCCCCGTGAAGCTTGTCGCCATTGCGCAACTCGAGTGTGACGGTCTCCGCGTGGGCCGCGGCTCCAAAGCAGATCAGGCCTGCGGTGAGAAATGCACTTGTCTTCAACACGCGTCCAGTTTTTAACTTCGGGCAGATTTTTTCATAACGCTCCATACCGTCCTGTTACGCCTGGACCACAGGGACATCACTCAGGCGCGTTGTGGCCGCTTGCCCCAGCCGCTCTCGCCGCATGCCCCAGGCGGGATGCAGGCCACAGGCGGCCCATTGCACGGTGCCGCTGCCGTAGCGGCGGTTGAGGCCATCGATCGTGCTCATCAGCGTTGCCCGTCGTTGCTGCTCGTGTTCACTGCAGGGCACGAGCAGGTGGTGCTGCAGGTGGTCGGTGCTCTGCAGGTGCTGCATCAATACACCGGCTTTCGTCAGCTGGCGATGGGGCTGAAAGATCCGCTCCACCAGGGGCAGTGCCGCATGCAGCAGCGTCTGTGTGTCATTGCTGGGTAGATCCAGATGGATGCTGGCGCTGCGGCTGTAGAAGGCGGGGACAAACGGACTGGTGCGGGTGTAGACGCTCAGCGAAGCAGCTCGCTGCTGTTGCTTGCGCAGTTTTTCGGCCGCACGCACCACGTAGGTGGCCACGGCTTCACGCAGCTCTGTGAGTGAGTTGATCGGTTGGCTGAAACTGCGGCTGACGCAGGTCTCCTGTTTTGGAGAGGGGGCCAGATCGAGGGGCAGGCAGGCGTGGCCCTGCAGTTCCCGTTGCAGGCGCAGTCCCACCACACCCGCTTTGGCGCGCAGTGGACCGCTGGCCGTGTCACGCAGTTCCCGGGCATTGCGAATGCCACGCGCTCGGCACCAGTGGGCGAGTTTTCGACCGATGCCCCACACGTCTTCAATGTCGATCGTTTCCAGCCAACGGTCTGCTTCGCTGCAATGCCCCAGATCAAACAGACCGGCATGGCCGGGATTCACTTTGGCCAAACGGTTGGCGAGTTTCGCTTGTCCTTTGCTCGCCCCTAGGCCGATGGCGATCGGCAGCCCCAGGTTGCGTCGGGCCAGGGCCCGCACCTGGCGTCCCCAGGGCAGCAGATCCAGCGTCGACGGTCGACTGATCTGGGCGAAGGCTTCATCGATGGAATACACCTCAAGGTCTTCCACCTGGCTCTCCAGCAGACTCATCAATCGCTGGCTCATGTCGGCGTAGAGGGCGTAGTTGGAGCTGCGTACCACGACGCCTTGCTGCTCCAGATCGCTTCTCACCTTGAAATAAGGCGTTCCCATTTTGATGCCGAGAGCCCGGGCTTCGGCGCTGCGGGCCACGATGCAGCCGTCGTTGTTGGAGAGCACGACCACCGGTCGGCCGAGTAGAGCCGGGTCGAGGCTCTGCTCGCAGGAGGCATAGAAGTTGTTGGCGTCGATCAGGGCCGTCACCCGGGCCATGGCGTTCAGAGCGGGTGGATCACATGCACGGCCACGCCCCAGATCTGCACGTCACTACAGGTCTGTAGTTCCAGGGGCGGGTAGTCGGGATTGGCCGCTTCCAGGCGCAGGCGGCCCTGATGACGCACCAGTCGTTTCAGGGTGAAACCGCCGTCGAGAACAGCCACTACGACGCGGCCTGGTCGAGGGTTGAGGCTGCGGTCCACCACCAGCAGATCGCCGTCATGAATGCCGGCACCGGTCATGGAATCACCGCTGACCCGGAGAAAGAACGTGCTGGTGGGATGACGGATGAGTTGATCGTTGAGGTCGATGCCCACATCCACGTAGTCCTCTGCAGGAGAGGGAAAGCCAGCGGCGACCTGTTCACCGGCGAGGGGCAGCTGCAAGGGTGTCCGCTGCGCTCGCAGGGGTTGCGGTGGATGAAGGCAAGGGCGATCGATCGCCATGGCAACAGACCCCACTGATGAAACGCATTAGATAGTACAGCTGTTCTAGTTCATGGGTGGGTCTGGTGCAGCGTTTGCAGAATGCAAGTGGTCAGCGCGTCAGCGATGGCGGACTGGGCGTCGCTGTCGAAATGCACGCCATCAAGAGGAGAAGGGGCCGCGACGCGCTGAACATCGAAGCTGGCCACCTGCAGCTCCTCAGCGAGGCTCAGGTAGCGCGCTGCGACAGCCTTCGATTTCGTATCAGCCCCAGCAAATCCCCAGGTCAACGATTGCGGCGTGATCCTCATCAAAGGCGGTGTCATCAACACGATGTGGGGTGTGCGTTTGGGACGATCACGCGGCCCGCAATGGACTGCCTGGCGGATGTCGTGAATGAGGATGCTGGCGCCGGCAGCGATCTGTTCAGCGGCCAGGTTGAGGTAGTGCTTGCAGTCGTTGCAGCCCAACGCCAGCACCACGACATCGATCGGTTTGTGGGAGTGCAGAGCTGTCTTCAAATGGGAGCGTCCACTGCAGCTGTAGTCCGCGCCATAGCTGACGGCACCGATGGGGTCATCCAGCAGCCAGGTGCGGGAATTCAGACCGTCTTCCACCGTGCGCCAGAGGGGCCCTGTGGAAGCCTCATTGAGGCGGTGTTCCAGTTGATTCGGCCAGCGCGTTGCATAGGGCAGTCGACCGCTGCCATCAGGGTTGAACCCCCAAGTGTTCGAGTCGCCGAAGCAGAGCACCGTCTTCGGCTCTTGACGCGCTGGAGTCATGGCAGGGATGGCGGTTGCGCACTCTCAGTTCAGCGATGAATCAAGGCTGCGGCCATTCCGGCTGGAATCGGGGGAGGATGCGGCGAATGATGTTGTCTTAATGGCGGACGCTCCGTACCTCGTGGCTCTTGCGCTGGTGGAGCAGGAGGGGCGTCGCGCCCTCCCGCTGACCGGTCGCACCCTCCCTGCCGAGGCTGTTGCGACAGAGCCGACGACCATCGCTCATGCGCTGGCTCTGGAACTGTTGCTGCGCCTTTGGCAACGCAGTGATGAGGGGGCGTTGCAGCGGGCTTGTGGTGTGGAGAGTCTGTTGCTGGTGGAGTTGCCGATGGAAGCGCTGCCTGAAGCGCTGCCCACCCTCAAGGCCGCTTGGTTGAACAGCGGTGATGTTGAGGCCTTTCAGCACGGCCTTCGGGCGATCTGCGGTCGCGCCTGGACGATGCGCATCGCCAAATTTGAGCCCGTCACCCTGACGCCTTGGCCCGCTTGATCAAAGAACAATCCTGTGATGTTCGACCTGGTAGTGCTCGAGGTGTTGCGTGCTGGACTGCTCTGACGTCGCGATGGCTGAGCATGAGGTCAGGCGAAGTGTTCAAGCCATGCCCGACAACCCGT
This region of Synechococcus sp. NOUM97013 genomic DNA includes:
- a CDS encoding SDR family oxidoreductase yields the protein MQDSMFQLDGQVALITGCRRGIGRAMAEALAEAGADIIGLSASMETDGGAVGASIRRHGRRFWGYRCDLGSRSSVDQTLNTLLAQHPSIDVLVNNAGIVERAPAEEHGDDLWDQVLEVNLSACFRISRRIGASMLERGRGSIISTASVLSHQGGLHVASYAASKAGLANLTRSLANEWAGRGVRVNAIAPGYIETDMTDVLRTDPIRHRQILERVPAGRFGSPDDLRGPVVFLASEASRYMHGETLVVDGGWLGR
- a CDS encoding DUF481 domain-containing protein is translated as MLKTSAFLTAGLICFGAAAHAETVTLELRNGDKLHGELIEADTNDSTIVLDHPVLGRLSIPRTALVPPPQHKPWKLSLSGGLSGSNTDDDFDSGATGQLKVSYTEGANEVVLQGRAEYDVSRDKGESKASTDTNEGDAELRYTRSLGNRLNAYAATRFSYDTLNKIGTDTILGSIGLGYDLFQNDSTRVRVSLGPSMQSTWGGTGCAADPVCGQAYAAGSARAELQWNPNSALRLNVTNTYTGAFSDGIKTNNVFSVGLKIFPMGNERLFTSLNGQLIYNELQTPRINNSVSMQVGVQLD
- a CDS encoding Y-family DNA polymerase, which produces MARVTALIDANNFYASCEQSLDPALLGRPVVVLSNNDGCIVARSAEARALGIKMGTPYFKVRSDLEQQGVVVRSSNYALYADMSQRLMSLLESQVEDLEVYSIDEAFAQISRPSTLDLLPWGRQVRALARRNLGLPIAIGLGASKGQAKLANRLAKVNPGHAGLFDLGHCSEADRWLETIDIEDVWGIGRKLAHWCRARGIRNARELRDTASGPLRAKAGVVGLRLQRELQGHACLPLDLAPSPKQETCVSRSFSQPINSLTELREAVATYVVRAAEKLRKQQQRAASLSVYTRTSPFVPAFYSRSASIHLDLPSNDTQTLLHAALPLVERIFQPHRQLTKAGVLMQHLQSTDHLQHHLLVPCSEHEQQRRATLMSTIDGLNRRYGSGTVQWAACGLHPAWGMRRERLGQAATTRLSDVPVVQA
- a CDS encoding LexA family transcriptional regulator, which translates into the protein MAIDRPCLHPPQPLRAQRTPLQLPLAGEQVAAGFPSPAEDYVDVGIDLNDQLIRHPTSTFFLRVSGDSMTGAGIHDGDLLVVDRSLNPRPGRVVVAVLDGGFTLKRLVRHQGRLRLEAANPDYPPLELQTCSDVQIWGVAVHVIHPL
- a CDS encoding SGNH/GDSL hydrolase family protein, encoding MTPARQEPKTVLCFGDSNTWGFNPDGSGRLPYATRWPNQLEHRLNEASTGPLWRTVEDGLNSRTWLLDDPIGAVSYGADYSCSGRSHLKTALHSHKPIDVVVLALGCNDCKHYLNLAAEQIAAGASILIHDIRQAVHCGPRDRPKRTPHIVLMTPPLMRITPQSLTWGFAGADTKSKAVAARYLSLAEELQVASFDVQRVAAPSPLDGVHFDSDAQSAIADALTTCILQTLHQTHP